One genomic window of Acidovorax radicis includes the following:
- a CDS encoding AI-2E family transporter, producing the protein MAQRPTPPALVSQPESSPPPLRPVSRGIVLTSYVLVAAMLMLVMWRGLLPGLLCVCLGFLLTRTLARWFALGLGHMQRQPTASPKGVRLAQIAAAALVMLGPLALLAVGLTHSRGYLVNAPQQYLELLNYMARTVLELRLKLPADMAAHLPEGVADIQRTIAAYLGAKAGALAMAGRAWLAGVLFAYVGLLIGALAAVRPPLVAVGPLAQQLRLRIRLFGEAFRQIVAAQFWIAAFNTLLTALFLLFLLPLWDLRLPYTPVLITFTFVAGLVPIVGNLVCNVVMTIVGLSVSPLAAAACLGFLILIHKAEYVINAKVVGSRTHMGVWELLSVMFVAEAVFGPAGLVAAPLFYAYLKKELIAARLV; encoded by the coding sequence ATGGCGCAGCGCCCTACCCCCCCCGCGCTCGTATCGCAGCCCGAGTCCAGCCCCCCGCCCCTGCGCCCCGTCAGCCGCGGCATCGTGCTGACCAGCTACGTGCTGGTGGCAGCCATGCTGATGCTGGTGATGTGGCGCGGCCTGTTGCCTGGCCTGCTGTGTGTGTGCCTGGGCTTTCTGCTGACCCGCACGCTCGCTCGCTGGTTTGCGCTGGGGCTGGGGCACATGCAGCGCCAACCCACGGCTTCGCCCAAAGGCGTGCGGCTCGCCCAGATCGCCGCCGCCGCCCTGGTGATGCTGGGGCCTCTGGCGCTGCTGGCGGTAGGGCTTACCCACTCGCGCGGCTACCTCGTGAACGCACCACAGCAATACCTGGAGCTGCTCAACTACATGGCGCGCACGGTGCTGGAGCTGCGCCTGAAGCTGCCGGCCGACATGGCCGCCCACCTGCCGGAAGGCGTGGCGGATATCCAGCGCACCATTGCCGCCTATCTGGGCGCCAAGGCCGGGGCGCTGGCCATGGCGGGCCGGGCATGGCTGGCCGGTGTGTTGTTTGCCTATGTGGGCCTCTTGATCGGTGCCCTGGCCGCCGTGCGGCCGCCCCTCGTTGCAGTGGGGCCGCTGGCCCAGCAGCTCAGGCTGCGCATCCGTCTTTTTGGCGAGGCGTTTCGCCAGATCGTGGCGGCCCAGTTCTGGATTGCGGCCTTCAACACCTTGCTCACAGCCTTGTTTTTGCTGTTCTTGCTGCCGCTGTGGGATCTGCGCCTGCCCTACACTCCGGTGCTGATCACCTTCACGTTCGTGGCGGGGCTCGTGCCCATCGTTGGCAACCTGGTGTGCAACGTGGTCATGACCATCGTGGGGCTGTCGGTGTCACCGCTGGCGGCGGCTGCCTGCCTGGGGTTTCTGATCCTTATCCACAAGGCCGAATACGTGATCAACGCCAAGGTGGTCGGCAGCCGCACCCACATGGGCGTATGGGAACTGCTGTCAGTGATGTTTGTGGCCGAAGCTGTGTTCGGGCCCGCCGGGCTGGTGGCTGCACCGCTGTTCTATGCCTACCTCAAGAAAGAGCTGATCGCGGCGCGGCTGGTATAG
- a CDS encoding cysteine hydrolase family protein, translating into MKICLIVIDVQESFRHRPFFTEHDLPAYLQAQNALINGCVAQGIPVVRVFHSDGPEVPENPFSQASGQVRALDGLAPFDAAATFTKSRHSALVGTGLDVWLTSHGIQRLIVSGIRTEQCCETTTRHASDLGWDVDYVTEATLTWDMVQPDGQVLVAADIKTRTATVLQGRFATLCTVQQALDRATA; encoded by the coding sequence ATGAAAATCTGTCTGATTGTGATTGATGTCCAGGAATCATTCCGCCACCGCCCCTTCTTCACGGAGCACGACCTGCCCGCCTACCTTCAGGCCCAGAACGCGCTGATCAACGGGTGTGTCGCCCAGGGCATCCCGGTGGTGCGGGTGTTCCACAGCGACGGCCCCGAGGTGCCCGAGAACCCGTTCTCGCAGGCCTCAGGCCAGGTGCGTGCGCTCGACGGCCTCGCTCCTTTCGATGCAGCCGCCACCTTCACCAAGTCGCGCCACAGCGCCCTGGTGGGCACCGGGCTCGACGTCTGGCTGACAAGCCATGGCATCCAGCGCCTGATCGTGAGCGGTATCCGCACCGAACAGTGCTGCGAAACCACCACGCGCCACGCCTCGGACCTGGGCTGGGACGTGGACTACGTGACCGAAGCCACCTTGACCTGGGACATGGTGCAGCCCGACGGCCAGGTGCTGGTGGCGGCCGACATCAAGACCCGCACGGCCACCGTGCTGCAGGGCCGCTTCGCCACCCTGTGCACCGTGCAGCAGGCGCTGGACCGGGCCACCGCATGA
- a CDS encoding MFS transporter, giving the protein MDYSLPPSRRLPASIWALGFVSLLMDISSEMIHSLLPVFMVTTLGVSMLTVGLIEGAAEATALMLKVFSGVLSDWWGRRKPLALLGYGLGALSKPLFAIAPTVGLVVTARLIDRVGKGIRGAPRDALVADLAPPGMRGAAFGLRQSLDTVGAFLGPLLAMGLMLLWANDFRAVFWVAVIPAALCVTLLVVGVREPEPTPGAVRTNPIHRVNLRRLSSGYWWVVALGAVFTLARFSEAFLVLRVQQGGLPLAWTPLVLVLMNVVFALGAYPLGKLADSTRHTTLLAWGLVVLIAADALLAFSDRGTVAWLGIALWGLHMAMTQGLLATMVADTAPADLRGTAFGMFNLVSGVALLVASGLAGLLWDRLGASATFGAGMLFAALALAGVLVQSARHGRTPKPTVPQG; this is encoded by the coding sequence ATGGACTACTCCCTGCCGCCCTCCAGGCGCCTGCCGGCCAGCATCTGGGCCCTGGGTTTTGTGAGCCTGCTCATGGACATTTCGTCGGAAATGATCCACAGCCTGCTGCCCGTCTTCATGGTCACCACGCTGGGCGTGAGCATGCTCACCGTGGGCCTCATCGAGGGGGCGGCCGAGGCCACGGCGCTCATGCTCAAGGTGTTCTCGGGGGTGCTGAGCGACTGGTGGGGGCGGCGCAAGCCGCTGGCGCTGCTCGGCTACGGGCTGGGCGCGTTGTCCAAGCCCCTGTTTGCCATTGCGCCCACCGTGGGCCTGGTGGTCACGGCACGCCTGATCGACCGCGTGGGCAAGGGCATCCGGGGGGCGCCGCGCGATGCACTGGTGGCCGACCTGGCGCCGCCCGGCATGCGCGGCGCGGCGTTCGGGCTGCGGCAGTCGCTCGACACCGTGGGCGCCTTTCTGGGCCCGCTGCTGGCCATGGGCCTGATGCTGCTGTGGGCCAATGACTTTCGTGCGGTGTTCTGGGTGGCCGTCATCCCCGCGGCCCTGTGCGTGACCTTGCTCGTGGTGGGCGTGCGCGAGCCAGAGCCCACCCCAGGTGCTGTACGCACCAACCCCATCCACCGCGTGAATCTGCGCCGCCTCAGTTCTGGCTACTGGTGGGTGGTGGCCCTGGGCGCCGTCTTCACACTGGCGCGCTTCAGCGAGGCGTTTTTGGTGCTGCGCGTGCAGCAGGGCGGCCTGCCGCTGGCCTGGACGCCCCTGGTGCTGGTGCTCATGAACGTGGTGTTTGCGCTGGGCGCCTACCCGCTGGGCAAACTGGCAGACAGCACCCGCCACACCACGCTGCTGGCCTGGGGGCTGGTGGTGCTGATCGCCGCCGATGCGCTGCTGGCCTTCAGCGACCGGGGCACAGTCGCCTGGCTGGGCATTGCGCTGTGGGGCCTGCACATGGCCATGACGCAGGGGCTGCTGGCCACCATGGTGGCCGACACTGCGCCCGCCGACCTGCGTGGCACGGCGTTTGGCATGTTCAACCTGGTCAGCGGCGTGGCGCTGCTGGTGGCCAGCGGCCTGGCGGGCCTGCTGTGGGACCGGCTGGGCGCCAGCGCCACATTTGGCGCCGGAATGCTGTTTGCCGCGCTGGCGCTGGCTGGTGTGTTGGTGCAGTCCGCACGGCACGGCCGCACCCCAAAGCCCACCGTACCGCAGGGCTGA
- a CDS encoding DJ-1/PfpI family protein, with the protein MSSNSPTHGARPLQVAILVFDDVEALDLGGPYEVFTTASRMHQRLHPGAPAPFEVRCVARSLDPVRARAGLRVLPDADFATAATPDVLIVPGGVVDAAAACPATRAWVAQAAASAKITASVCTGAFILAAAGVLTEGPATTHWEDITDLRAQFPALDVRENVRWVDRGALVTSAGISAGIDMSLHLVTRLVSAALSERTARQMDTPWNKNP; encoded by the coding sequence ATGAGCAGCAACTCCCCCACCCACGGCGCACGCCCTTTGCAAGTGGCCATCCTCGTTTTCGACGACGTAGAGGCCCTGGACCTGGGCGGACCCTACGAGGTGTTCACCACCGCCAGCCGCATGCACCAGCGCCTGCACCCTGGCGCGCCCGCCCCCTTTGAAGTGCGCTGTGTGGCCCGCAGCCTGGACCCGGTGCGCGCCCGCGCGGGCCTGCGCGTGTTGCCCGATGCGGACTTTGCCACCGCCGCCACGCCCGATGTGCTCATCGTGCCGGGCGGCGTGGTCGATGCCGCCGCGGCTTGCCCCGCCACCCGCGCGTGGGTGGCCCAGGCGGCGGCCAGTGCAAAGATCACGGCCTCGGTGTGCACGGGCGCCTTCATTTTGGCGGCGGCGGGCGTACTCACCGAAGGGCCCGCCACCACACACTGGGAAGACATCACCGACCTGCGCGCGCAGTTTCCGGCGCTCGACGTGCGGGAGAATGTGCGCTGGGTGGACCGGGGTGCGCTGGTCACGTCCGCGGGCATCAGCGCTGGCATCGACATGAGCCTGCACCTCGTCACGCGCCTCGTCAGCGCCGCGCTGTCCGAGCGCACCGCCCGCCAGATGGATACCCCGTGGAACAAGAATCCCTGA
- the purM gene encoding phosphoribosylformylglycinamidine cyclo-ligase produces MSSSAPSTPISYKDAGVDIDAGDALVERIKPLAKKTMREGVLAGIGGFGALFEVPKRYKEPVLVSGTDGVGTKLKLAFEWNMHDTVGIDLVAMSVNDVLVQGAEPLFFLDYFACGKLDVDTAAAVVGGIAKGCELSGCALIGGETAEMPGMYPAGEYDLAGFAVGAVEKSKILTGKDVAPGDVVLGLASHGVHSNGFSLVRKCIDRAESQGTVPATLDGKPFKHAIMEPTRLYVKNVLAALAAHPIKALAHITGGGLLENIPRVLPDGTAAHLKKGSWPQTELFAWLQKTAGIDDIEMNRTFNNGIGMVVVVDAANAEATAATLRAAGEQVYAIGTIAARGENAAVVVA; encoded by the coding sequence ATGAGCTCTTCTGCCCCCTCCACCCCCATCTCCTACAAAGACGCCGGCGTTGACATCGACGCGGGCGACGCCCTGGTCGAGCGCATCAAGCCGCTGGCCAAGAAGACCATGCGCGAAGGCGTGCTGGCGGGCATCGGCGGCTTCGGCGCACTGTTTGAAGTGCCCAAGCGCTACAAGGAGCCCGTGCTGGTCTCGGGCACCGATGGCGTGGGCACCAAGCTCAAGCTGGCGTTTGAATGGAACATGCACGACACCGTGGGCATCGACCTGGTGGCCATGAGCGTGAATGACGTGCTGGTGCAAGGCGCCGAGCCCCTGTTCTTCCTGGACTACTTCGCCTGCGGCAAGCTCGACGTGGACACGGCCGCGGCCGTGGTGGGCGGCATTGCCAAGGGCTGCGAGCTCTCGGGCTGCGCGCTGATCGGCGGCGAAACCGCCGAAATGCCCGGCATGTACCCTGCTGGCGAATACGACCTGGCCGGCTTTGCCGTGGGCGCGGTCGAAAAGAGCAAGATCCTGACCGGCAAGGACGTGGCCCCTGGTGACGTGGTGCTGGGCCTGGCCAGCCACGGCGTGCACTCCAACGGCTTCTCGCTGGTGCGCAAGTGCATTGACCGCGCTGAAAGCCAGGGCACCGTGCCCGCCACGCTGGACGGCAAGCCCTTCAAACACGCCATCATGGAACCCACCCGCCTGTACGTGAAGAACGTGCTGGCCGCGCTGGCTGCGCATCCCATCAAGGCCCTGGCCCACATCACCGGCGGCGGTTTGCTGGAGAACATTCCCCGCGTGCTGCCCGACGGCACCGCCGCCCACCTCAAGAAGGGCAGCTGGCCCCAGACCGAGCTGTTTGCCTGGCTGCAGAAGACGGCGGGTATCGACGACATCGAGATGAACCGCACCTTCAACAACGGCATCGGCATGGTGGTGGTGGTGGATGCCGCCAACGCTGAGGCTACAGCCGCCACGCTGCGCGCTGCGGGCGAGCAGGTGTACGCCATCGGCACGATTGCCGCGCGTGGTGAAAACGCTGCGGTGGTGGTGGCCTGA
- a CDS encoding alpha/beta hydrolase family esterase — protein sequence MAPRTRLFTLAALTRAYQRNLKALVRATQPVRPARPARVKVLAPVRRPARRPGGPERGQWLAGVAPGPAGARRYHLYVPPGLALQAGEKLPLLVMLHGCGQTGRDLAVLSSMNRLAARQRLFVLYPEQERVANAHGCWSWFERRSGKADAEAATLLAAVDLVARRQPIDLARVAVAGLSAGASMAVWMAALYPARFCAVAMHSGVAPGTAESSGTAMVAMQGRREAHLPEPVVPLLSAAQRGGADQPQDAAAVVGAAHKATATRALPPLLVVHGDADGVVSLRNAAATAALWADALGASAGPVRTLQRGQRHAMQVTDFKAGGRTVVTLREVKGLAHAWSGGAASQPFSDPAGPDASALVWAFVARQFLGKK from the coding sequence ATGGCCCCACGCACCCGTTTGTTCACCCTGGCTGCCTTGACGCGGGCCTACCAGCGCAACCTGAAAGCGCTGGTGCGTGCGACGCAGCCGGTGCGGCCCGCGCGCCCTGCGCGCGTGAAGGTGTTGGCGCCCGTGCGGCGTCCCGCCCGCCGACCCGGTGGGCCCGAGCGCGGTCAATGGCTGGCCGGTGTAGCGCCAGGGCCAGCGGGGGCGCGGCGCTATCACCTGTATGTGCCACCCGGCCTGGCTTTGCAAGCGGGAGAAAAGTTGCCCCTGCTGGTGATGTTGCATGGCTGCGGGCAAACCGGGCGCGACCTGGCGGTGTTGTCGAGCATGAACCGGCTGGCGGCGCGCCAGCGCCTTTTTGTGCTGTACCCCGAACAAGAGCGCGTGGCCAACGCACACGGCTGCTGGAGCTGGTTTGAGCGGCGCAGCGGCAAAGCCGACGCCGAGGCCGCCACACTGCTGGCCGCCGTGGATCTGGTGGCCCGCCGCCAGCCCATCGACCTTGCCCGGGTGGCGGTGGCTGGCCTGTCGGCAGGTGCCAGCATGGCGGTGTGGATGGCGGCGCTCTATCCGGCACGGTTTTGTGCCGTGGCCATGCATTCGGGCGTGGCCCCGGGCACGGCGGAATCATCGGGCACCGCCATGGTGGCCATGCAGGGGCGGCGCGAAGCGCACCTGCCCGAACCAGTGGTGCCCTTGCTCTCTGCGGCCCAGCGCGGCGGGGCGGATCAACCGCAGGACGCGGCGGCGGTGGTGGGCGCCGCCCACAAGGCCACGGCGACCCGCGCCTTGCCACCACTTTTGGTGGTGCACGGCGACGCGGACGGTGTGGTGTCGCTGCGCAATGCCGCTGCCACGGCGGCGCTGTGGGCCGATGCGCTGGGCGCCAGCGCGGGCCCGGTGCGCACGCTGCAACGCGGCCAGCGCCACGCCATGCAGGTGACGGATTTCAAGGCGGGTGGCCGCACCGTGGTGACGCTGCGCGAGGTCAAGGGCCTGGCACATGCCTGGAGCGGCGGTGCGGCCAGCCAGCCTTTCAGCGACCCGGCGGGGCCCGATGCGTCGGCATTGGTGTGGGCCTTTGTGGCCCGTCAGTTTCTGGGCAAGAAATGA
- a CDS encoding GlxA family transcriptional regulator — protein MPPSSPIHVYFALLPGSLVLDWAGPAEALRIANQALVNQGQPERFVQHFVSPTPQSVTSVGAVVTGLEPLPTTLPTPAWVVLVGLAGKHIDVEGEEARALLHWLRGLRPVAGQLDLITVCAGSVLAAHAGLLTGRRATTHHLHLDELAAVDPHCDVVANRVFVADGAVYSSAGVTTGIDLLLHRISDTCGPALAAQVAQSMVVALRRGPNDPEFSPFLHHRNHLHASLHRVQDAVGQQPQADWSVPRMAEVAHTSPRHLTRLFLEHAGIAPLQYLRRIRLATAEAALQAGRNVTQAALMAGFSSDTQLRRAWHQFGREGTPSQGSPGRVH, from the coding sequence ATGCCACCTTCTTCTCCCATCCATGTGTACTTCGCCCTGCTGCCGGGCAGTCTGGTGCTGGACTGGGCAGGCCCGGCCGAAGCCCTGCGCATCGCCAACCAGGCCTTGGTGAACCAGGGCCAACCCGAGCGTTTTGTGCAGCACTTCGTGAGCCCCACACCCCAATCGGTGACATCGGTCGGCGCGGTGGTGACAGGGCTGGAGCCGCTGCCCACCACCCTGCCGACGCCCGCCTGGGTGGTGCTGGTGGGGTTGGCCGGCAAACACATCGACGTGGAGGGCGAAGAGGCCCGCGCGCTGCTGCACTGGCTGCGCGGGCTGCGGCCCGTGGCCGGGCAGCTGGATCTGATCACCGTGTGCGCGGGGTCGGTGCTGGCCGCCCATGCCGGGCTGCTGACCGGGCGCCGCGCCACCACCCACCACCTGCACCTGGATGAGCTGGCGGCCGTAGACCCGCACTGCGACGTGGTGGCCAACCGTGTGTTTGTGGCCGATGGCGCCGTGTACAGCAGCGCGGGCGTGACGACCGGCATCGACCTGCTACTGCACCGCATCTCCGACACCTGCGGCCCCGCGCTGGCGGCCCAGGTGGCGCAATCCATGGTGGTGGCGCTGCGCCGGGGCCCCAACGACCCGGAGTTTTCGCCCTTTCTGCACCACCGCAACCACCTGCACGCCAGCCTGCACCGCGTGCAGGACGCCGTCGGCCAGCAGCCGCAGGCCGACTGGAGCGTGCCCCGCATGGCGGAAGTGGCGCACACGTCGCCCCGGCATCTCACGCGGTTGTTTCTGGAGCATGCGGGCATCGCCCCGCTGCAATACCTGCGCCGCATCCGCCTGGCCACCGCCGAGGCGGCGCTGCAGGCGGGGCGCAACGTGACGCAGGCAGCGCTGATGGCGGGTTTCAGCTCGGACACCCAGTTGCGCCGCGCCTGGCACCAGTTCGGCCGCGAGGGAACCCCGTCACAGGGCAGCCCGGGCCGCGTGCATTGA
- a CDS encoding methyl-accepting chemotaxis protein: MTIAKKLAFLVLSAVLGIAVMTAWFLVSERQLILQERQTGVRQVVEAAHGIATHFHDLSTQGAMPDDEARKRAAAAIGALRYSGNEYIWINDMHPRMVMHPIRPELNGQDLTANKDPNGKQLFVEFVRTVQASGAGFVPYLWPKAGSDTPVEKTSYVTGFTPWGWVIGSGVYVDTVNTTIWQRALGFGAVAVLLGAALLVVGTLISRNLISQLGGEPAYARAIARSISEGDLAVQVITRPGDKASLLLDMQTMQTSLHRIVQRVRDGTEHIASASQQIAAGNHDLSARTESQASALEQTAASMEEMTSNVKQNADNARQASVLAHSASEVARQGGAVVEKVVSTMGSIDASSRKVSDITGVIEGIAFQTNILALNAAVEAARAGEQGRGFAVVASEVRSLAQRSSEAAKEIKALISHSAQEVKQGAQLAQEAGTTMQNVVNSVERVSSVIEEISQASREQTDGIEQINEAVSQMDQGTQQNAALVEQATAAASALQQQAHELKQVVEAFHLEGEQGGSHGAPVTVQRRLA; this comes from the coding sequence ATGACCATCGCAAAAAAACTCGCTTTTCTGGTGCTTAGTGCCGTGCTGGGCATTGCCGTGATGACGGCGTGGTTCCTGGTGTCCGAGCGGCAATTGATCCTGCAAGAGCGCCAAACCGGGGTGCGCCAGGTCGTCGAGGCGGCGCACGGCATTGCCACCCATTTTCACGACCTCAGCACCCAGGGTGCCATGCCCGACGATGAGGCGCGCAAGCGCGCAGCGGCGGCCATTGGTGCGCTGCGCTACAGCGGCAACGAATACATCTGGATCAACGACATGCATCCGCGCATGGTGATGCACCCCATCCGCCCAGAGCTCAATGGGCAAGACCTCACGGCCAACAAGGATCCCAACGGCAAGCAGCTGTTTGTGGAATTCGTGCGCACCGTGCAGGCCAGCGGTGCGGGCTTTGTGCCGTATCTGTGGCCCAAGGCGGGCAGCGACACGCCAGTCGAAAAGACCTCGTATGTCACAGGCTTTACCCCCTGGGGCTGGGTGATTGGCTCGGGCGTGTACGTCGACACGGTCAACACCACCATCTGGCAGCGCGCGCTGGGCTTTGGCGCGGTGGCGGTGCTGCTGGGGGCTGCCCTGCTGGTGGTCGGCACGCTCATCTCGCGCAACCTGATAAGCCAGCTCGGCGGCGAGCCGGCGTACGCGCGGGCCATTGCGCGCAGCATCTCCGAAGGGGACCTGGCAGTGCAAGTGATCACCCGGCCTGGCGACAAGGCGAGCCTGCTGCTGGACATGCAAACCATGCAAACCAGCCTGCACCGCATCGTGCAGCGGGTGCGCGACGGCACCGAACACATCGCCAGCGCTTCGCAGCAGATCGCTGCGGGCAATCACGACCTGTCAGCGCGCACCGAGTCCCAGGCCAGTGCGCTGGAGCAGACCGCCGCATCGATGGAAGAGATGACCTCCAATGTCAAGCAGAACGCCGACAACGCGCGCCAGGCCAGCGTGCTCGCCCACTCGGCCTCCGAGGTGGCCCGCCAGGGCGGCGCGGTGGTCGAAAAGGTGGTGTCGACCATGGGCTCCATCGACGCGTCGTCGCGCAAGGTGTCCGACATTACCGGCGTGATCGAAGGCATCGCTTTCCAGACCAACATCCTCGCGCTCAATGCGGCCGTAGAGGCTGCACGTGCGGGCGAACAGGGCCGTGGGTTTGCGGTGGTGGCCAGCGAGGTGCGCAGCCTGGCCCAGCGCTCGTCCGAAGCCGCCAAGGAGATTAAGGCGCTGATCAGCCACTCGGCCCAGGAAGTCAAGCAAGGCGCCCAGCTCGCGCAGGAGGCCGGCACCACCATGCAGAATGTGGTGAACAGCGTGGAGCGTGTCTCGTCGGTGATCGAGGAAATCAGCCAAGCCAGCCGCGAACAGACCGACGGCATCGAGCAGATCAACGAAGCGGTCTCGCAGATGGACCAGGGCACCCAACAAAACGCGGCCCTGGTTGAGCAGGCCACGGCGGCGGCCTCCGCACTGCAGCAGCAGGCGCACGAACTCAAACAGGTGGTGGAGGCCTTTCACCTGGAGGGCGAACAGGGCGGGAGCCACGGGGCACCGGTGACAGTGCAGCGGCGACTGGCCTGA
- the hda gene encoding DnaA regulatory inactivator Hda, whose translation MKQLALDIGLATGPTLARFYAGPNEAALQHLRLAAGDGSSVATRSPVPTYLWGEPGSGKSHLLHAVRQALRDQGSSVGWLDPAVAEPPDFDERWAAVVLDDVHLYSTAQQATAFNWFVNAVSPASGSQRWVLAAGSLPPADLPLRDDLRSRLGWGHVFQLQLLGEIERRAVLRQEADARGVFLGDDVMDYMLNRFSRDLGSLMQLLDELDAFALRTQRAITIPLLKTMLESA comes from the coding sequence ATGAAGCAGCTGGCGCTGGACATTGGCCTGGCCACTGGGCCCACGCTCGCCCGCTTTTATGCGGGCCCGAACGAGGCCGCGCTGCAACACCTGCGCCTGGCTGCAGGGGATGGCAGCAGCGTGGCCACCCGTTCGCCAGTGCCCACTTACTTGTGGGGCGAGCCTGGCAGCGGAAAGTCGCACCTGCTTCATGCTGTGCGGCAGGCATTGCGAGACCAGGGCTCCAGCGTGGGTTGGCTCGACCCTGCGGTGGCCGAGCCGCCAGATTTTGACGAGCGCTGGGCCGCCGTGGTCCTGGACGACGTGCACCTGTACAGCACCGCGCAACAGGCCACGGCCTTCAACTGGTTTGTGAACGCCGTCAGCCCTGCCAGTGGCTCGCAGCGCTGGGTGCTGGCTGCTGGGAGCCTGCCCCCGGCGGATTTGCCGCTGCGCGACGATTTGCGCAGCCGCCTGGGTTGGGGCCATGTTTTTCAACTGCAATTGCTGGGCGAGATCGAGCGCCGCGCCGTGTTGCGCCAGGAGGCCGATGCCCGTGGTGTGTTTCTGGGTGACGACGTGATGGACTACATGCTCAACCGTTTCTCGCGTGACCTGGGTAGCCTCATGCAACTGCTCGATGAGCTGGACGCTTTTGCGTTGCGCACCCAGCGCGCCATCACGATCCCCTTGCTCAAAACCATGCTGGAAAGTGCATGA
- a CDS encoding HAD family hydrolase, giving the protein MQTNRPRLVLFDLDHTLLPLDSDYEWGEFTIRIGWNDPVEFSRRNDEFYAHYQAGTLDVHDYVRFATEAMRLRGPEAAAAAHLQFMREVIGPAIQPQALDLIRQHQSAGDEVLIVTATNEFVTMPIAKALGVEQLLAVQLARDASGWYTGEIDGVPTMREGKVQRMEQWLAERQLGWADVESTFYSDSMNDVPLLEKVNHPVATNPDPRLRALAQERGWRILDLFTAPASQDAP; this is encoded by the coding sequence ATGCAAACTAATCGCCCTCGCCTGGTACTTTTTGACCTCGACCACACGCTGCTTCCGCTTGATTCGGACTATGAATGGGGTGAGTTCACGATTCGCATCGGCTGGAACGACCCTGTGGAGTTTTCGCGTCGCAACGACGAGTTTTATGCGCACTACCAGGCGGGCACGCTCGACGTGCACGACTACGTGCGTTTTGCCACCGAGGCCATGCGCCTGCGCGGTCCCGAGGCGGCTGCAGCAGCGCACCTGCAATTCATGCGGGAGGTGATCGGCCCGGCCATCCAGCCCCAGGCGCTGGACCTTATCCGCCAACACCAGTCTGCCGGTGACGAGGTGCTGATCGTCACCGCCACCAACGAGTTCGTGACCATGCCCATCGCCAAGGCGCTGGGCGTAGAGCAACTGCTGGCGGTGCAACTGGCGCGCGACGCCAGTGGCTGGTACACCGGCGAGATCGACGGTGTGCCGACCATGCGCGAAGGCAAGGTGCAGCGCATGGAACAATGGCTGGCCGAGCGGCAACTCGGCTGGGCCGATGTGGAGAGCACGTTCTACAGCGATTCCATGAACGACGTGCCCTTGCTGGAAAAGGTCAACCACCCCGTGGCCACCAACCCCGACCCGCGTTTGCGGGCCCTGGCCCAGGAGCGCGGCTGGCGCATACTGGACCTGTTCACGGCCCCCGCCAGCCAGGATGCCCCCTGA